gtatatttattattctacaaataattttaaaaaatatatatcatttatttttaatatttcatagGATACTTATTGACTTCtaattttatttgtaaaatttaaaaattctattaaaatgtataaaatactGTTCTATAATTTTTTCGATAAATTAATtcttaaaaaaatttagaaattgaatCATATGGGATTAATTGAAACATGATACAaggaatattaaaattattaaaatacgtCATATCACAACAAATATGTGAGCTGTAAAACAAATTATTAGTgtgaaaatattaattatatacttTACACATCAAACGAATACAACACAATACAAATAACTTTTTAAATTGAATCACAGAAACAAATTATTTTACAATATGTTAAAAATTAAGAATACAATATGGATAGTGATATAAAATACAATAACATCAACGCAACATACAAACATAAACATGTCAAAAATCTTTGTACAACAAATGATAAAAATGCGAATAGTATATAATGTTACTTTTacttaaaaatgaataaaataattttatactttagattaaaaagtaaattggTCATTCTGTTAAAATTATTTCCATAAATGTGACACGCTACATTTAACTATCTATTTATTCTATCATCTACACTAGCTTTTAACattagaaataaatgaaatttttaacaaaaacaaAATGTTTGTTTTTTATCTAATGTACAAAAAATATagtacatcaaatacactaaaatattaaaataaatgtttatcAACAATCtgaaaatatattaaaagaatattcaTATTTAGATAAGTACACTAAGATAGATACAAGTTAACAAGCAAATgcatctaaaatagtaacaaaattaataataaaacaagagttatacaataataacaatataatagcAAAACATAAAAATAGTAACAAACAACAACAAACAATAATGAAAACAAGTTAGGCAAATTTGGGTCGGGTAGGGCCAAAAAAACTTACCGAGGGCCTAACCCATTTAGAAAACATGCCTTAGTTTTTATTCAAGCTTATTTTTTAAATCTATATTTTTGTTCCAACCCTCTCACTTTTCAGGAGAGCCTTTGACTCAATACGAGTGACCCAACCCCTAATTAGGTTTTACTTGCAAGGTGAGGTATCTGATCCTTTCTACACTCTAAATTTCATTCTTTGTGCCATCGTTAATTTAAGTATCAGCGAATGCTCTGAAGATAAAACTCTAGCTCCCTCTAACCTTATTTTCTCTTCTTGCAAACGGTTCATACCATCTTCAATTCAACTATCAAACAGACTAAAAAAGGACATCAACATAACTATTTGAAAATATTGAttgtattatataaaaaaaatattgattGTAATTAATTATGATTGAACTTATAACCTCTTAAAAAAGTCATTTTTAATGGCTTTATCAAACGaagttttaataaataaaaaacctCTTAAAAAGTCATTTTTAATGGCTTTACCAAACAaagttttaataaataaaaaaaaacaaagttttaataaataaaaaaacaaactTATTTAAAACGTGAATATTTAATACATTAATAATACATTTTTTAACtccataaaaaaattataaattagcaAGTctcatttcttttatatatatatatatatatatatatatatatatatttattactgTGCTCTATATACATTCTATCATCAacccaaatttttttaaattccACTATTTACAATAGCTAAAACGTTCAtgttaagttgaataaatggtacatggaaatttttgaaatcttataaaataagtgataagtggGTAGAACTCCCAAATTTGGTGGCATTATTGATGAATGTTTTTTAAGTATCCGTAACCCAGTGTGAAATCTTTGGATGATTTTGAAAACACCATCCCTCTTCTTTCTGGTATCTGTCATTCTTCCACCATGGGCTGTTTTTAACGTATACGTACAAATTAGTGAGCCGTGACAAGTGCAACTTAAACTTCcctttataaattgaattaagaACATGGAACTCCGAAGCTGATTTAAATATTTTCGAGCTTTTCCAATTTGATGGCGTTTGTGGGTTTATTTGAAGTTTTTTTGCCTCTCGTTTGCTTTCTGCTTCTCTACTGCTTAAGAGATAAGTATCATGGACCTCCAAAGAGTTTCCCACTTGTTGGGATGATGCCACAGTTTCTCTTCAACATTCCTCGACTGCACGACTGGTTTACCGACACACTCGAGATATGTCACTGCACTTTTCTTTTCAAAGGGTTTGCTAAGATGAACGTACTGGTTACCTGCGATCCTTCCAACATTCACTACATTATGAGTTCCAACTTTAACAACTTCCCCAAAGGACCTGGATTCAAACAGATTTTTGACATCTTGGGAGACGGGATTTTCAATGTGGATATGGATTTGTGGAGAAAACAAAGGATAGCTGCTCAAGGGTTCATGAGGCATCAGCTGTTCTACCGGTTTTTGTCAAGGACTACCGGAGCCAAGGTGGAAGAGGGGCTCATTCCTCTTCTTGACCATGTTGCCAAACGAGGTTTAGTTGTTAACTTAGAAGATGTTTTCCAGAGGTTCGCATTTGATGCTACCTGCATCTTGGTTACTGGCTATGACCCGAATTGCCTCTCTGTCGAATTCCCTAATGTTCCTTTCTCCAAGGCCATGGATGATGCTGCCGAAGTGATGTTTTATAGGCACATCACGCCACAAAGCTTTATTAAGTTGCAGAGGTGGATGAACATGGGACAAGAAAAGAAATATAGAAAGGCATGGGAGGTTCTTGATCATATtatggctaaatatatatgccAAAAAAGGAAAGATTTGAACCAAGGGATGATATCAGAAACTGTGGATGGTGGTGTGGATATCTTAACATCATACATTCTTGAAGAGAAGTCATGTGATGATAAATTCTTGAGAGATACCATTTTGAATATGATGCTTGCAGGGAGGGACACCACCAGCTCTGCTCTTACTTGGTTCATTTGGCTTGTTTCGAGGCATCCGATAGTGGAAAACAAGATCATTGAAGAGCTCCAATCGATAATACCTGCAGAGGAAACCAAAAAGAGGCGACTGTTCAATGCTAAGAAGGTAAAGAATTTGGTTTATCTACAAGGAGCATTATGTGAGGCTTTAAGGTTATATCCCCCGGTTCCTTTCCAACACAAGGAACCTCTTAAACCAGACACGCTTCCAAGTGGGCATCCAATTCATCCAACAACCAAAATCGTGTTTAGTTTGTACTCAATGGGAAGGATGAAGTCGGTCTGGGGTGAAGATTGCTTTGAATTCAAACCAGAAAGATGGATTACCGAGAAAGGAGGGATCAAACATGAGCCATCATACAAGTTCATGTCATTCAATGCAGGGCCAAGGACATGTTTAGGAAAGGATGTGGCTTTTCTTCAGATGAAAGCCGTGGCATCTGCTATTATTTATAACTATCGTATTCATGTATTGGGAGAAACTCCAGTTGTTCCAACTGTATCCATTATCCTGCGCACCAAAGATGGACTGATGACTAGGATCTCCCCCAGATGGGACTAGATGCATCACAGCGGCTTGAAAGTTGAAATTCTATTATTTATAAACAAAATCATAAATACTTTCTTGAGTTGGTGAcatcaaattcaatcaaagacttCGTTTATAGATAGATGATGATTAAAGAGAGTAGTCCAGTAAGCCATATAGAAAGATCCTTGTGCAATTTAATGCCATGAAAACCATCTACATAGGATAACAGAAGAATTTAAGTAATAAACTAAAGCAAACCAATGATCATGATACAAAATTTGATACCTCTCATCGATCTTCAACCAATGCATAACACTCCGTCGGAGATAATAATGACACACTCTAGATTTGTCAAGGGCATAAAATAAATCAGTAAACTTTCAGGATCATTGTAGGTTCATCTCTGTATGCATGGAAGCTGCTCAACATAGATTAAAGACTGAAAGAGTTCCGATTCACACAAATGTTTGACaaaaattgtaaatcatgagaaaTAGCGTTGAAGACACTCATTTAAGGGCTTATCGAATTGCACGATAACAGTCTCCTCCACGACAAACCATTGACCATGGCCATGGATGGACTTCTCTTCATCAAATGAATTAGAACAGCTCTGCAAAGAGATATATATCACATGGTGAATAGAAGGCTTTTTCCACTCAAAAC
This is a stretch of genomic DNA from Gossypium arboreum isolate Shixiya-1 chromosome 11, ASM2569848v2, whole genome shotgun sequence. It encodes these proteins:
- the LOC108476798 gene encoding alkane hydroxylase MAH1-like, with the translated sequence MAFVGLFEVFLPLVCFLLLYCLRDKYHGPPKSFPLVGMMPQFLFNIPRLHDWFTDTLEICHCTFLFKGFAKMNVLVTCDPSNIHYIMSSNFNNFPKGPGFKQIFDILGDGIFNVDMDLWRKQRIAAQGFMRHQLFYRFLSRTTGAKVEEGLIPLLDHVAKRGLVVNLEDVFQRFAFDATCILVTGYDPNCLSVEFPNVPFSKAMDDAAEVMFYRHITPQSFIKLQRWMNMGQEKKYRKAWEVLDHIMAKYICQKRKDLNQGMISETVDGGVDILTSYILEEKSCDDKFLRDTILNMMLAGRDTTSSALTWFIWLVSRHPIVENKIIEELQSIIPAEETKKRRLFNAKKVKNLVYLQGALCEALRLYPPVPFQHKEPLKPDTLPSGHPIHPTTKIVFSLYSMGRMKSVWGEDCFEFKPERWITEKGGIKHEPSYKFMSFNAGPRTCLGKDVAFLQMKAVASAIIYNYRIHVLGETPVVPTVSIILRTKDGLMTRISPRWD